In the genome of Dickeya fangzhongdai, one region contains:
- the thiQ gene encoding thiamine ABC transporter ATP-binding protein ThiQ, which translates to MIALDKLTYLYQHLPMRFDLQAQPGERIAILGPSGAGKSTLLSLIAGFLPADGGRLQLNGQDHRATPPAKRPVSILFQENNLFPHLTLAQNIALGLHPGLKLNAEQRDTLRDIASRMGLSELLERLPSQVSGGQRQRAALARCLIRRQPILLLDEPFSALDPALRQEMLSLVDEICRDRQLTLLMVSHQLEDAARIAPRSVLVVDGRIYHDGPTNELASHPDAARVLGLG; encoded by the coding sequence ATGATCGCGCTCGATAAGTTGACCTATCTCTACCAACACCTGCCGATGCGCTTCGATTTACAGGCGCAGCCCGGCGAGCGTATCGCCATTCTGGGCCCAAGCGGCGCGGGAAAAAGTACCTTGCTCAGCCTGATCGCCGGTTTTCTGCCGGCCGACGGCGGCCGCTTGCAGCTTAACGGACAGGATCACCGCGCCACGCCGCCGGCAAAACGCCCGGTGTCGATCCTGTTTCAGGAAAACAACCTGTTTCCCCATCTGACGCTGGCGCAGAATATCGCGCTCGGCCTGCACCCCGGCCTGAAACTGAATGCGGAACAGCGAGATACGCTGCGCGATATCGCCAGCCGAATGGGACTGTCGGAGCTGCTGGAGCGCCTGCCGTCGCAGGTTTCCGGCGGTCAACGGCAACGGGCGGCGCTGGCGCGCTGCCTGATCCGCCGGCAGCCGATCCTGCTGCTGGACGAGCCGTTCTCGGCGCTCGACCCGGCCCTGCGTCAGGAGATGTTATCGCTGGTGGACGAGATCTGCCGGGATCGCCAGTTGACGCTGCTGATGGTGTCTCACCAGTTGGAAGACGCCGCGCGTATTGCGCCGCGCAGCGTGCTGGTGGTGGACGGCCGCATCTATCACGACGGCCCGACCAACGAACTGGCTAGCCATCCGGATGCGGCGCGGGTGCTCGGTCTGGGATGA
- a CDS encoding ilvB operon leader peptide IvbL: MKHAASTFALLSNTALLDAVVVVRVVVVVGSAP, encoded by the coding sequence GTGAAACACGCCGCCTCTACTTTCGCACTACTAAGCAACACCGCGCTGCTTGACGCGGTCGTCGTCGTGCGCGTGGTGGTCGTGGTCGGCAGCGCGCCGTAA